Proteins from a genomic interval of Streptomyces sp. Tu6071:
- the gap gene encoding type I glyceraldehyde-3-phosphate dehydrogenase: MTRIAINGFGRIGRNVLRALVERDSKLEVVAINDLGGPETLGRLLRYDTTAGRFGRPVSVDGDTLVVDGRRIKVLAEREPARLPWGELGVELVLEATGRFTSADAARAHLDAGARKVLVGAPSAGADVTLAYGVNTEAYDSENHHIVSNASCTTNALAPLASVLHGLAGIEHGFMTTVHAYTQEQNLQDGPHRDPRRARAAAVNIVPTTTGAAKAIGLVLPELDGKLSGDSIRVPVPVGSIVELNTTVAREVTRDEVLAAYREAAAGRLAGVLEYSDDPLVSADIVGDPASSVFDAALTRVDGKHVKVVAWYDNEWGFSNRVVDTLGLLAG, from the coding sequence ATGACCCGTATCGCCATCAACGGATTCGGCCGCATCGGCCGCAACGTCCTCCGCGCCCTCGTCGAGCGCGACAGCAAGCTGGAGGTCGTCGCGATCAACGACCTCGGCGGCCCCGAGACACTCGGGCGGCTGCTGCGGTACGACACGACGGCGGGGCGTTTCGGGCGGCCCGTGAGCGTCGACGGGGACACCCTCGTCGTGGACGGGCGCCGGATCAAGGTGCTCGCCGAGCGCGAGCCCGCCCGGCTGCCGTGGGGGGAGCTCGGCGTGGAACTCGTCCTGGAGGCGACCGGTCGGTTCACCTCCGCCGACGCCGCGCGCGCCCACCTCGACGCGGGGGCGCGCAAGGTGCTCGTGGGCGCGCCGTCCGCCGGAGCGGACGTGACGCTCGCGTACGGCGTCAACACCGAGGCGTACGACTCCGAGAACCACCACATCGTCTCGAACGCCTCCTGCACGACGAACGCCCTCGCCCCGCTCGCCTCCGTCCTGCACGGACTCGCGGGCATCGAGCACGGCTTCATGACGACCGTGCACGCCTACACGCAGGAGCAGAACCTCCAGGACGGCCCGCACCGCGACCCCCGCCGCGCCCGCGCCGCCGCCGTCAACATCGTGCCGACCACGACCGGGGCGGCGAAGGCCATCGGCCTCGTGCTCCCGGAGCTGGACGGCAAGCTCTCGGGCGACTCGATCCGCGTGCCCGTCCCGGTCGGCTCGATCGTCGAGCTGAACACGACCGTGGCGCGCGAGGTGACCCGCGACGAGGTACTCGCCGCGTACCGCGAGGCCGCCGCCGGACGGCTCGCGGGCGTCCTTGAGTACTCCGATGACCCGCTCGTCTCCGCCGACATCGTCGGCGACCCCGCCTCCTCGGTCTTCGACGCCGCCCTCACCCGCGTCGACGGCAAGCACGTCAAGGTCGTGGCCTGGTACGACAACGAGTGGGGCTTCTCGAACCGCGTCGTGGACACGCTGGGGCTGCTGGCCGGCTGA
- a CDS encoding GlxA family transcriptional regulator, translated as MTDRRTRRLRRVAVLVLEGAKPLDVGIPAQVFSTRASMPYEVRVCGAAPGLVTGGDGLSYGVAHGLEALEWAETVFLPGYRYPDREDPPAEVVDALRAAHARGARLAAISTGAFALAATGLLEGRRATTHWHYTRALAERHPGVRVDENVLFVDEGTVLTSAGAASGIDLCLHILRRDLGVAASHHTARRLVAAPYRSGGQAQYVPRAVPEPLGERFAATREWALRHLGEPLGLDVLARHAAVSARTFSRRFADDTGYTPMEWVTRARIDAARELLERSERGVEQIAVEVGLGTGANLRLHFQRVLGTSPSEYRRTFSRGERGEHGEQAGHGGLSEQAGHGGPGGHGGPGEHGEPRG; from the coding sequence GTGACCGACCGTCGTACCCGCCGTCTCCGCCGCGTCGCCGTCCTCGTGCTCGAAGGCGCCAAGCCGCTCGACGTCGGCATCCCCGCGCAGGTCTTCTCGACCCGCGCGAGCATGCCCTACGAGGTACGCGTGTGCGGTGCCGCGCCCGGGCTCGTGACCGGCGGGGACGGACTTTCCTACGGCGTCGCGCACGGCCTTGAGGCGCTGGAGTGGGCCGAGACCGTCTTCCTGCCCGGCTACCGCTATCCCGACCGCGAGGACCCGCCCGCCGAGGTCGTCGACGCCTTGCGCGCCGCGCACGCGCGCGGCGCCCGGCTCGCCGCGATCTCCACGGGCGCCTTCGCGCTCGCCGCGACCGGCCTGCTCGAAGGGCGCCGCGCCACGACGCACTGGCACTACACGCGCGCCCTCGCCGAACGCCACCCGGGCGTGCGCGTCGACGAGAACGTCCTCTTCGTCGACGAGGGCACCGTGCTCACGTCGGCGGGCGCCGCCTCCGGCATCGACCTGTGCCTGCACATCCTGCGCCGGGATCTCGGCGTCGCCGCCTCGCACCACACCGCGCGCCGCCTCGTCGCGGCGCCGTACCGCAGCGGCGGGCAGGCGCAGTACGTGCCGCGCGCCGTCCCCGAACCGCTCGGCGAACGCTTCGCCGCGACCCGCGAGTGGGCCCTGCGCCACCTCGGCGAACCGCTGGGCCTCGACGTCCTCGCGCGGCACGCCGCCGTCTCGGCCCGCACCTTCTCGCGCCGCTTCGCCGACGACACCGGATACACGCCCATGGAGTGGGTGACGCGCGCGCGGATCGACGCGGCGCGCGAACTCCTGGAGCGCTCGGAGCGGGGCGTCGAACAGATCGCCGTCGAGGTCGGGCTCGGCACGGGCGCGAATCTGCGCCTGCACTTCCAGCGGGTCCTCGGCACGAGTCCGAGCGAGTACCGGCGCACGTTCTCACGAGGGGAACGAGGCGAACACGGCGAACAGGCCGGACACGGCGGGCTCAGCGAACAGGCCGGACACGGCGGACCGGGCGGACACGGCGGACCGGGCGAACACGGCGAACCGCGCGGCTGA
- a CDS encoding GNAT family N-acetyltransferase, which yields MDTSRALTLRPGKASDLPAVLALLDGAVDWLTAQGRPGQWGTRHFTDRPRTVEQVEGYFAKGEPWVAELDGSIVGSMTLTDGPGPYLDPAPEPERYLHFLVSDRRLAGHGIGAALVAHAVAEARRAGVGLLRVDCYAGDDGRLVDYYVSCGFRRTERFDQNGWPGQVLAIRPDDAGRA from the coding sequence ATGGACACCTCCCGAGCGCTGACGCTCAGACCCGGCAAGGCAAGCGATCTCCCTGCCGTCCTCGCGCTCCTGGACGGGGCGGTGGACTGGCTGACCGCGCAGGGACGGCCGGGGCAGTGGGGCACCAGGCACTTCACCGACCGCCCGCGCACCGTCGAGCAGGTCGAGGGGTACTTCGCGAAGGGCGAGCCCTGGGTCGCGGAGCTGGACGGGAGCATCGTCGGCTCGATGACGCTGACGGACGGTCCGGGCCCGTACCTCGACCCCGCGCCCGAACCGGAGCGCTACCTGCACTTCCTCGTGAGCGACCGGCGCCTCGCCGGGCACGGCATCGGCGCCGCGCTCGTGGCCCACGCCGTCGCCGAGGCACGGCGCGCGGGCGTCGGACTGCTCCGCGTCGACTGCTACGCGGGCGACGACGGACGCCTCGTCGACTACTACGTGTCGTGCGGATTCCGCCGTACGGAGCGCTTCGACCAGAACGGCTGGCCGGGCCAGGTCCTCGCGATCCGCCCCGACGACGCCGGGCGCGCCTGA
- the thpR gene encoding RNA 2',3'-cyclic phosphodiesterase encodes MRLFAALLPPPEALDELAAAVRPLRRLPGADDARWTRPEGRHVTLAFYGDAEQEPLAQGLTALAAAHAPLRLSLAGGSGFRGGTLWTGVRGDLTALHALAGAARALGGAAEHAYRPHLSLARVSRRMSPRVYEELLTSYEDLLGAFSGRTWTADRVRLLRSVPGGHGIANQYVTEATYPLAGPAGRDG; translated from the coding sequence ATGAGACTCTTCGCCGCGCTCCTGCCCCCGCCCGAGGCCTTGGACGAACTCGCCGCCGCCGTCCGCCCGCTGCGCCGCCTGCCGGGCGCGGACGACGCGCGGTGGACCCGCCCCGAGGGCCGGCACGTGACCCTGGCGTTCTACGGAGATGCCGAACAGGAGCCGCTGGCACAGGGTTTGACCGCCCTGGCCGCCGCCCACGCGCCCCTGCGCCTGTCCCTCGCCGGAGGGAGCGGCTTCCGCGGCGGCACGCTGTGGACGGGGGTACGGGGCGACCTCACCGCCCTGCACGCGCTCGCCGGGGCCGCGCGGGCCCTGGGCGGTGCGGCGGAGCACGCCTACCGGCCGCACCTGTCGCTGGCGAGGGTCTCGCGGAGGATGTCCCCCCGCGTGTACGAAGAACTGCTCACTTCGTACGAAGACCTGCTGGGAGCGTTCTCCGGCCGGACCTGGACGGCCGACCGCGTGCGTCTCCTGCGGAGCGTGCCGGGCGGGCACGGGATCGCGAACCAGTACGTGACGGAGGCGACGTACCCCTTGGCAGGACCCGCCGGGCGGGACGGCTAG
- a CDS encoding aldo/keto reductase: protein MRYTQLGRTGLEVSRLVLGTMNFGPQTNEADSHAIMDAALDAGVNFFDTANVYGWGENKGRTEEILGTWFAQGGGRREKVVLATKVNGYMGAGDPWPNHHKLSAANIRRAVDASLKRLQTDHIDLYQFHHVDRNTPFEEIWQAIDVLIQQGKILYAGSSNFPGYKIAQANELASRRGMVGLVSEQCLYNLAERRAEMEVIPAAREYGLGVIPWSPLHGGLLGGALKREREGTANGRSASGRSADALKNSAVRDQIERYETLVDKHGLLPGDTALAWLLTRPGVTGPIVGPRTQEQLDSALRAVDVELSEEVLNGLDEIFPGPGPSPEAFAW, encoded by the coding sequence ATGAGGTACACGCAACTCGGACGTACGGGACTTGAGGTCAGCAGGCTCGTCCTGGGGACGATGAACTTCGGGCCGCAGACCAACGAGGCCGACAGTCACGCCATCATGGATGCCGCGCTCGACGCGGGAGTCAACTTCTTCGACACGGCCAATGTCTACGGCTGGGGCGAGAACAAGGGCCGGACCGAGGAGATCCTCGGAACCTGGTTCGCGCAGGGCGGCGGCCGGCGCGAGAAGGTCGTGCTCGCCACGAAGGTGAACGGCTACATGGGTGCCGGTGACCCGTGGCCCAACCACCACAAGCTCTCCGCCGCCAATATCCGCCGCGCGGTCGACGCGAGCCTCAAGCGGCTCCAAACCGACCACATCGACCTGTACCAGTTCCACCACGTGGACCGGAACACTCCCTTCGAGGAGATCTGGCAGGCGATCGACGTCCTGATCCAGCAGGGCAAGATCCTCTACGCCGGTTCCTCGAACTTCCCCGGCTACAAGATCGCCCAGGCCAACGAGCTGGCGTCGCGGCGCGGCATGGTCGGCCTCGTGAGCGAGCAGTGCCTGTACAACCTGGCCGAGCGCCGCGCCGAGATGGAGGTCATCCCGGCCGCGCGCGAGTACGGGCTCGGGGTCATCCCCTGGTCGCCGCTGCACGGCGGGCTGCTCGGTGGCGCGCTCAAGCGCGAGCGCGAGGGCACGGCGAACGGCCGCAGCGCGAGCGGTCGCAGCGCCGACGCGCTCAAGAACTCGGCCGTGCGGGACCAGATCGAGCGGTACGAGACGCTGGTCGACAAGCACGGGCTGCTGCCCGGTGACACCGCCCTCGCGTGGCTCCTCACCCGCCCCGGCGTGACGGGACCGATCGTCGGGCCGCGCACGCAGGAACAGCTCGACTCGGCGCTGCGCGCCGTGGACGTCGAGCTCTCGGAAGAGGTCCTGAACGGCCTCGACGAGATCTTCCCCGGCCCCGGGCCCTCCCCGGAGGCGTTCGCCTGGTGA
- a CDS encoding Uma2 family endonuclease, with product MTLVHTEDRITMADHDGEHADDHTSDLDGLFECVERATPDGFRVEIVEGYIFMSPQRQTHWEIILKLVMQLTAHYPPSRIASDVRIDFPGHLNGFACDIAAMKEGAETENGRWHHQDVEFVAEVISRGTGQNDYGPKKAAYATAEVPVYLVADPYQRRCHVYTEPRDGEYRAETIVEFGLDLDLSKTPAALVLTTKDFPEQP from the coding sequence ATGACCCTCGTACACACCGAGGACAGGATCACGATGGCAGACCACGACGGCGAACACGCTGACGATCACACCAGTGACCTCGACGGACTTTTCGAGTGCGTGGAGCGCGCCACCCCTGACGGATTCCGGGTAGAGATCGTCGAGGGGTACATCTTCATGTCACCGCAGCGCCAGACGCATTGGGAGATCATCCTCAAGCTCGTGATGCAGCTGACGGCCCACTACCCGCCGTCACGTATCGCCTCGGACGTTCGGATCGACTTCCCCGGTCATCTCAATGGCTTCGCTTGCGACATCGCCGCCATGAAGGAAGGTGCCGAGACGGAGAACGGCCGCTGGCACCACCAGGACGTCGAGTTCGTCGCCGAAGTCATCTCGCGCGGCACGGGGCAGAACGACTACGGCCCCAAGAAGGCGGCGTACGCGACCGCCGAGGTGCCCGTCTACCTCGTCGCCGACCCGTACCAGCGCCGCTGCCACGTCTACACGGAGCCGCGTGACGGCGAGTACCGAGCCGAGACGATCGTGGAGTTCGGCCTCGACCTGGACCTGAGCAAGACACCGGCCGCGCTCGTACTGACGACGAAGGACTTCCCGGAGCAGCCTTGA
- a CDS encoding DinB family protein produces MSDNVPPNPSPQGPLAAPPAEPSRSLTDPAALLPAYLDYYRATVLAKLDGLSEAELRGSRLPSGWSPLELLKHLAYVERRWLRWGFLGEEMDEPTAWGDNDPESGRWCVREDESPARIRELFARECAHSRRIVAAAGLQDRAASTGRFPPPAEPPALSWILFHVLQEYARHAGHLDVVRELTDGRVGE; encoded by the coding sequence ATGAGTGACAACGTGCCTCCGAACCCGAGCCCCCAAGGGCCCCTCGCCGCCCCGCCCGCCGAGCCCTCGCGGTCGCTCACCGATCCCGCCGCGCTGCTTCCCGCCTATCTCGACTACTACCGCGCCACCGTGCTCGCCAAGCTCGACGGCCTCTCGGAGGCGGAGTTGCGCGGGAGCAGGCTGCCCTCCGGGTGGTCGCCGCTCGAACTGCTCAAGCACCTCGCGTACGTCGAACGGCGCTGGCTGCGCTGGGGTTTCCTCGGCGAGGAGATGGACGAGCCCACGGCGTGGGGCGACAACGACCCGGAGTCGGGCCGCTGGTGTGTGCGCGAGGACGAGTCCCCGGCGCGGATCCGGGAGCTCTTCGCGCGGGAGTGCGCGCACTCGCGGCGGATCGTCGCGGCGGCGGGACTCCAGGACCGCGCGGCGAGCACGGGCCGTTTCCCGCCCCCGGCCGAGCCGCCCGCGCTGTCGTGGATTCTCTTCCACGTACTCCAGGAGTACGCGCGGCACGCGGGACACCTGGATGTCGTCAGGGAGTTGACGGACGGGCGCGTGGGGGAGTGA
- a CDS encoding TetR/AcrR family transcriptional regulator, translating into MDGDETTDPAPPGGRAAASARRAAAPRTDAPRSRRDRPAKPALSRSGIVAAAIRVMAAEGLDKVTMRRLAKELDTGPASLYVYVAGTTELHAAILDELLGEVEVPEPADVPLEEDGAGWEPRLIGLLNSYTLLLFRYPGLARSALVARPSGPHYLDLVERMLALLAEGGVAADRAAWGVDLLLQHATATAAEQTDREASPVAEEEWQAVRHAVHGVDPARHPHIRAASSRLLSGTPEARFTWSFRALLHGIRHTPVPPDGPSQD; encoded by the coding sequence ATGGACGGCGACGAGACCACGGACCCCGCGCCGCCCGGAGGCCGGGCCGCCGCGTCCGCGCGCCGCGCCGCCGCGCCCCGTACCGACGCCCCGCGCAGCCGCCGCGACCGCCCCGCGAAACCGGCGCTGAGCCGCTCCGGAATCGTCGCTGCGGCGATCCGCGTGATGGCCGCCGAGGGCCTCGACAAGGTCACGATGCGGCGCCTCGCGAAGGAACTCGACACCGGTCCCGCCTCGCTCTACGTGTACGTCGCGGGGACGACGGAGCTGCACGCGGCGATCCTCGACGAACTCCTCGGCGAGGTGGAGGTGCCCGAGCCCGCCGACGTCCCCCTTGAGGAGGACGGAGCAGGCTGGGAGCCTCGGCTGATCGGCCTCCTCAACTCGTACACGCTGCTCCTCTTCCGTTACCCGGGCCTCGCGCGCTCCGCGCTCGTCGCCCGCCCCAGCGGCCCGCACTACCTCGACCTCGTCGAGCGCATGCTCGCCCTCCTCGCCGAGGGCGGCGTGGCGGCCGACCGGGCCGCCTGGGGCGTGGACCTGCTCCTCCAGCACGCCACCGCCACGGCCGCCGAGCAGACCGACCGCGAAGCCTCGCCGGTCGCCGAGGAGGAGTGGCAGGCGGTCCGGCACGCCGTCCACGGCGTCGACCCCGCCCGCCACCCGCACATCCGCGCGGCCTCCTCGCGCCTCCTGTCCGGCACCCCGGAGGCCCGTTTCACGTGGTCCTTCCGGGCGCTGCTCCACGGCATCAGGCACACCCCGGTGCCCCCGGACGGTCCGTCTCAGGACTGA
- a CDS encoding alcohol dehydrogenase catalytic domain-containing protein translates to MSQEQRTHRAMRVEAAGGAFTEARVETGEPGPGQVRIAVEACGVCHSDTAVVSGAMGNPFPVTTGHEIAGRIDALGAGVDGWAVGDRVAVGWYGGSCGHCDACRTGDGVLCPEAEIPGIAYPGGYAESVIVPAVALAAVPDGLSAVDAAPLACAGVTVYNALRRSAARAGDTVAILGLGGLGHLGVQFAAKMGFRTVAIARGAEKGPLATELGAAHYIDSTTQDVAAELQALGGAKVVLATVTQAQAMADAFEGLGRRGELVIVGVALEHLDLTAAQFVDRARRVYGHASGIAVDTQDTLRFAADTGVRPWTEELPLAEADEAFARMRRGEARFRMVLTV, encoded by the coding sequence ATGAGCCAGGAGCAGCGCACGCACCGCGCGATGCGGGTCGAGGCGGCCGGTGGGGCCTTCACCGAGGCGCGGGTCGAGACCGGGGAGCCGGGGCCCGGGCAGGTGCGGATCGCCGTCGAGGCGTGCGGGGTGTGCCACTCGGACACGGCTGTCGTGAGCGGCGCGATGGGCAACCCCTTCCCGGTCACGACCGGGCACGAGATCGCGGGCCGGATCGACGCGCTCGGCGCGGGGGTCGACGGCTGGGCGGTCGGGGACCGGGTCGCCGTCGGGTGGTACGGCGGGAGCTGTGGGCACTGCGATGCGTGTCGTACCGGGGACGGAGTGCTCTGCCCCGAGGCGGAGATCCCCGGCATCGCCTATCCGGGCGGGTACGCGGAGTCCGTGATCGTGCCCGCCGTCGCGCTCGCCGCCGTGCCCGACGGGCTGAGCGCGGTCGACGCGGCACCGCTCGCCTGCGCCGGGGTCACCGTGTACAACGCCTTGCGGCGCAGTGCGGCGCGGGCCGGGGACACCGTCGCGATCCTGGGGCTCGGCGGACTCGGGCACCTCGGCGTGCAGTTCGCCGCGAAGATGGGTTTCCGCACGGTGGCCATCGCCCGTGGGGCGGAGAAGGGCCCTCTCGCGACGGAGTTGGGCGCCGCGCACTACATCGACAGCACTACGCAGGATGTCGCGGCCGAACTCCAGGCACTCGGCGGCGCGAAGGTCGTCCTCGCGACGGTCACCCAGGCCCAGGCCATGGCCGATGCCTTCGAGGGACTCGGCCGCCGGGGCGAACTCGTCATCGTGGGCGTCGCCCTCGAGCACCTCGACCTCACCGCCGCGCAGTTCGTGGACAGGGCCCGCCGCGTCTACGGCCACGCCTCCGGGATCGCCGTCGACACGCAGGACACGCTCCGCTTCGCGGCGGACACCGGTGTCCGCCCCTGGACGGAGGAACTGCCGCTCGCGGAGGCGGACGAAGCCTTCGCCCGCATGCGGCGCGGCGAGGCACGGTTCCGGATGGTGCTGACGGTGTGA
- a CDS encoding VOC family protein: MASLLRHLTVDCADPHALATFWAAVLDGSLARDDFPGDPEASVTSAGTALLFVRVDEPKTTKNRWHVDLRPRDRTRDAEVRRLLALGATLHEDHRRTDGSGWVTLRDPEGNEVCVERSAGER; encoded by the coding sequence ATGGCATCTCTCCTCAGGCACCTGACCGTCGACTGCGCCGACCCCCACGCGCTCGCCACCTTCTGGGCCGCCGTCCTCGACGGCTCGCTCGCCCGGGACGACTTCCCCGGCGATCCCGAGGCATCGGTGACCTCGGCGGGCACGGCGCTGCTCTTCGTACGCGTCGACGAGCCCAAGACCACCAAGAACCGCTGGCACGTCGATCTCCGGCCGCGGGACCGCACACGCGACGCCGAGGTGAGGCGGCTGCTCGCCCTCGGCGCCACGCTCCACGAGGACCACCGGCGCACGGACGGCAGCGGCTGGGTCACGCTGCGGGACCCCGAGGGGAACGAGGTGTGCGTGGAACGGAGCGCGGGCGAACGGTGA
- a CDS encoding alpha/beta fold hydrolase yields METREYEAGGNGQDGGVGDPACPQAGVLPVPGARLHYEVRGRGPLLVLLPGGGGDAGVYDAFAPLLADAYTVVALDPRGYSRSVLDGPPGTQTVERQADDVAALVAHLGGGPADVIGGSDGALVGLDLLARYPALVRRVLAHEPPAFGLLPGAEEHSAFIASVHETFVREGMGPAGARFAAWAGAGGDRWEPAPELAARLFANGPRFLEHELRSFTSWLPDIGALRGPAAEGRLVLAVGRETRGALCREPAVTLASHLGLAPLALPGGHGGWLAAAEESAVLVREAMK; encoded by the coding sequence ATGGAGACGAGGGAGTACGAAGCCGGAGGGAACGGCCAGGACGGCGGGGTGGGTGATCCCGCGTGTCCGCAGGCCGGGGTGCTGCCCGTGCCGGGTGCGCGGCTGCACTACGAAGTACGGGGCAGGGGGCCCTTGTTGGTGCTGCTCCCCGGGGGCGGGGGAGACGCCGGGGTGTACGACGCGTTCGCGCCGCTGCTGGCCGACGCGTACACGGTGGTCGCGCTCGACCCGCGCGGGTACTCGCGCAGCGTGCTCGACGGGCCGCCCGGCACGCAGACCGTGGAGCGGCAGGCGGACGACGTGGCGGCGCTCGTCGCGCACCTCGGGGGCGGCCCCGCCGACGTGATCGGGGGCAGTGACGGGGCGCTCGTCGGGCTGGACCTGCTCGCCAGGTACCCGGCCCTCGTGCGCCGCGTCCTCGCCCATGAGCCCCCGGCCTTCGGCCTGTTGCCGGGTGCCGAGGAGCACAGCGCGTTCATCGCCTCGGTGCACGAGACGTTCGTACGAGAGGGGATGGGTCCCGCCGGGGCACGGTTCGCCGCGTGGGCCGGGGCGGGCGGTGACCGGTGGGAGCCCGCGCCGGAGCTGGCGGCGCGCCTGTTCGCGAACGGGCCGCGCTTCCTGGAGCACGAGCTGCGCTCCTTCACCTCGTGGCTGCCCGACATCGGGGCGCTGCGCGGACCGGCCGCCGAGGGCCGGCTCGTGCTCGCGGTCGGACGCGAGACGCGCGGCGCGCTCTGCCGCGAGCCCGCCGTCACGCTCGCGTCCCACCTCGGCCTGGCCCCCCTCGCGCTGCCGGGCGGGCACGGGGGCTGGCTCGCGGCGGCGGAGGAATCAGCGGTTCTCGTCAGGGAGGCGATGAAGTGA
- a CDS encoding maleylpyruvate isomerase N-terminal domain-containing protein: protein MSGNTSEDDGARWADDVRASVASAVAALAPAATTAGAASWSAPAGPLTWSCWETGEHLADDLFAYAAQLTPAVPPSDDDVPFRWESTTPGGPANTIRADPAHGPAGLLRVIDACGGLLAAVVRVTPPDVRAHHTFGRADAAGFAAMGIVETLVHTDDLAQGLGLEWTPPEGLVARALDRLFPDVPRDLAPAWPTLRWATGRTSLPGLPDRANGWRWDGRPAGERG from the coding sequence GTGAGCGGGAACACCAGCGAGGACGACGGCGCCCGTTGGGCCGATGACGTACGCGCGTCGGTCGCAAGCGCCGTCGCGGCGCTCGCGCCGGCCGCCACCACCGCAGGCGCCGCGTCGTGGTCGGCCCCCGCCGGGCCGCTGACCTGGAGCTGCTGGGAAACGGGCGAGCACCTCGCCGACGACCTCTTCGCCTACGCGGCCCAACTCACCCCCGCCGTTCCGCCGTCGGACGACGACGTGCCCTTCCGCTGGGAGAGCACGACGCCGGGCGGCCCGGCGAACACGATCCGCGCCGACCCCGCGCACGGCCCCGCCGGACTGCTGCGCGTCATCGACGCGTGCGGCGGACTGCTCGCGGCGGTCGTACGGGTCACGCCGCCCGACGTCCGCGCCCACCACACCTTCGGCCGGGCGGACGCGGCCGGGTTCGCCGCGATGGGCATCGTGGAGACCCTGGTGCACACCGATGACCTCGCGCAGGGCCTCGGCCTGGAGTGGACCCCGCCGGAGGGGCTCGTCGCCCGCGCGCTCGACCGCCTCTTCCCCGACGTCCCCCGCGACCTCGCACCCGCGTGGCCCACCCTCCGCTGGGCGACAGGCCGGACCTCGCTTCCCGGCCTGCCGGACCGCGCGAACGGCTGGCGCTGGGACGGGAGACCGGCGGGGGAGCGGGGGTAG
- a CDS encoding barstar family protein — MRGAELVVDLRGQALTTLDDFWEAVREPCGLPDWFGRNLDAWADAIDARGVSEVIDRHDTLTVHADRQGLFADTGNGTDNPEARALAATFDGTRNRLVLHP, encoded by the coding sequence ATGAGGGGCGCCGAGCTCGTTGTCGACCTGCGCGGGCAGGCGCTCACGACGCTCGACGACTTCTGGGAGGCGGTACGGGAACCCTGCGGCCTGCCCGACTGGTTCGGCCGCAACCTCGACGCCTGGGCGGACGCGATCGACGCACGCGGCGTCTCCGAGGTGATCGACCGCCACGACACGCTGACCGTGCACGCCGACCGCCAGGGCCTCTTCGCCGACACCGGCAACGGCACGGACAACCCCGAGGCGCGCGCACTGGCCGCGACGTTCGACGGCACACGGAACCGCCTCGTCCTCCACCCCTGA
- a CDS encoding aldo/keto reductase has translation MESREFSKLGRSVSVVGLGTWQLGADWGDVDEKDAHAVLEAAADSGVTFFDTADVYGDGRSEQTIAAFLKAHPGSGITVATKMGRRVDQLPENYVLENFRAWNDRSRRNLGVDRLDLVQLHCPPTPVYSSDEVYDALDTLVAEDRVAGYGVSVETCAEALTAIARPGIASVQIILNPFRMKPLDEVLPAALAAGVGIIARVPLASGLLSGKYTEDTTFAANDHRTFNRHGEAFDQGETFAGVDFATGVAAAREFAALAPEGATPAQTALRWIVQQPGVTTVIPGARTPAQARANSAAGELPPLDEQKLTAIRELYTREIAPQVADRW, from the coding sequence ATGGAATCGCGTGAATTCAGCAAGCTCGGCCGTTCCGTCTCCGTCGTCGGCCTCGGCACCTGGCAGCTCGGCGCCGACTGGGGCGACGTGGACGAGAAGGACGCCCATGCCGTCCTGGAGGCCGCCGCGGACTCCGGCGTCACCTTCTTCGACACCGCCGACGTGTACGGGGACGGCCGCAGCGAGCAGACCATCGCCGCCTTCCTCAAGGCCCACCCGGGCTCCGGGATCACGGTCGCGACGAAGATGGGCCGCCGCGTCGACCAGCTCCCCGAGAACTACGTCCTCGAAAACTTCCGCGCGTGGAACGACCGTTCGCGCCGCAACCTCGGCGTCGACCGCCTCGACCTCGTCCAGCTCCACTGCCCGCCGACGCCCGTCTACTCCTCCGACGAGGTCTACGACGCGCTCGACACGCTCGTCGCCGAGGACCGCGTCGCCGGATACGGCGTGAGCGTCGAGACGTGCGCGGAGGCGCTCACCGCGATCGCCAGGCCCGGGATCGCGAGCGTGCAGATCATCCTCAACCCCTTCCGCATGAAGCCGCTCGACGAGGTGCTGCCCGCCGCGCTCGCCGCCGGGGTCGGGATCATCGCGCGCGTGCCGCTCGCCTCGGGCCTGCTGAGCGGCAAGTACACCGAGGACACGACCTTCGCGGCCAACGACCACCGCACGTTCAACCGCCACGGCGAGGCGTTCGACCAGGGCGAGACCTTCGCCGGGGTCGACTTCGCGACCGGTGTCGCCGCCGCGCGTGAGTTCGCGGCGCTCGCCCCCGAGGGCGCGACCCCGGCGCAGACCGCGCTGCGCTGGATCGTCCAGCAGCCCGGCGTCACCACCGTCATCCCCGGCGCCCGCACCCCCGCGCAGGCGCGCGCCAACTCGGCGGCGGGCGAACTGCCGCCGCTGGACGAGCAGAAGCTCACGGCGATCCGCGAGCTGTACACGCGGGAGATCGCGCCGCAGGTGGCCGACCGCTGGTGA